A genome region from Syntrophaceae bacterium includes the following:
- a CDS encoding sigma 54-interacting transcriptional regulator yields the protein MSSHTFEELAALHAIAKALAQPWDLRDQLERVLAEMSTRLGMQRGMISLLDRDSGEAMLEVAHGVDLEGMEVTYRAGEGVTGKVAQTGRPIAVPSLGRDSLFLDRTGARRHLKNRDELAFLCVPIIYDSRVVGILSADKAAAEVADMDRELAVLSSVAELIAKAVHFLALEDENRRLRRMVSPGDGAGLEIIGQSKGMQEVYALIRHVADSSTTVLVIGETGTGKELIARAIHASSPRSKGPLVMVNCAAIPETLIESELFGHEKGAFTGALRQHRGRFEEAHNGTIFLDEVGELSAAAQAKLLRVLQEKQFQPLGSSRQVTTNARVIAATNRRLEDCVAEGKFRTDLYYRLSVFPIFLPPLRERGNDIILLADHFVIKYSNKLKKPVKRITNAVIEAFLSHPWPGNVRELENCIERAVLLAKGPSIEMMHLPPSLQIGRGGQTARDTGKLNAVIGAQERSMIVEALKEARGNQSQAARLLGTTKRIIQYKIRKLGIDPAKFKAAKRTG from the coding sequence ATGAGCAGTCACACCTTCGAGGAACTGGCGGCCCTGCACGCCATTGCCAAGGCCCTGGCGCAGCCATGGGACCTGCGGGACCAGCTCGAGCGGGTCCTCGCCGAGATGAGCACCCGTCTCGGCATGCAGCGGGGGATGATCTCCCTCCTGGACCGCGACTCGGGCGAGGCCATGCTGGAGGTGGCCCATGGGGTCGACCTGGAGGGCATGGAGGTCACCTACAGGGCCGGCGAGGGGGTCACCGGCAAGGTGGCGCAGACGGGCCGGCCCATCGCGGTCCCGAGCCTGGGGCGGGACAGTCTTTTCCTGGACCGCACCGGGGCCCGCAGGCACCTGAAAAACCGCGACGAACTGGCCTTCCTGTGCGTCCCGATCATCTATGATTCCCGCGTGGTGGGCATCCTGTCGGCCGACAAGGCGGCAGCGGAGGTTGCTGACATGGACCGCGAGCTGGCCGTCCTGTCCTCCGTGGCGGAGCTGATCGCCAAGGCGGTCCATTTCCTGGCCCTCGAGGACGAGAACCGGCGCCTGCGGCGCATGGTCAGCCCTGGGGACGGGGCCGGCCTCGAGATCATCGGCCAATCGAAGGGCATGCAGGAGGTCTACGCCCTCATCCGTCACGTGGCCGATTCCTCGACGACGGTCCTCGTCATCGGGGAGACCGGGACGGGCAAGGAGCTGATCGCAAGGGCCATCCACGCGAGCAGCCCCCGGAGCAAGGGGCCTCTCGTCATGGTCAACTGCGCGGCCATCCCCGAGACCCTCATCGAGAGCGAGCTCTTCGGCCACGAGAAGGGGGCGTTCACCGGCGCCCTGCGGCAGCACCGGGGCCGGTTCGAGGAAGCCCACAACGGCACGATCTTCCTCGACGAGGTGGGAGAGCTCTCCGCAGCGGCCCAGGCCAAGCTCCTGCGGGTCCTCCAGGAGAAGCAGTTCCAGCCGCTGGGCTCGTCGCGGCAGGTGACGACCAACGCCCGTGTGATCGCCGCGACCAACCGGCGCCTGGAGGACTGCGTCGCGGAGGGGAAATTCCGCACGGACCTCTACTACCGCCTCAGCGTGTTCCCCATCTTCCTGCCGCCCCTGAGGGAGCGGGGGAACGACATCATCCTCCTGGCGGATCATTTCGTCATCAAGTATTCGAACAAGCTGAAAAAACCGGTGAAGCGGATCACCAATGCCGTCATCGAGGCCTTCCTGTCGCACCCCTGGCCGGGGAATGTCCGGGAACTGGAGAACTGCATCGAGCGGGCCGTCCTGCTGGCCAAGGGGCCGTCGATCGAGATGATGCACCTGCCCCCGTCGCTGCAGATCGGCAGGGGCGGCCAGACGGCAAGGGACACGGGGAAACTCAACGCCGTGATCGGGGCCCAGGAGCGCTCGATGATCGTCGAGGCCCTGAAGGAGGCCCGGGGCAACCAGAGCCAGGCGGCCCGTCTTCTCGGGACGACCAAACGGATCATCCAGTACAAGATCCGCAAGCTCGGGATCGACCCCGCGAAGTTCAAGGCGGCCAAACGGACGGGCTGA
- a CDS encoding uracil-DNA glycosylase: MNGRRRQERKVSCFECRHFFITHEPAWPYGCKAMGFKSREMPSDAVLRNSGEPCLCREPRPSGPPRERG; the protein is encoded by the coding sequence TTGAACGGCCGGCGGCGGCAGGAACGGAAGGTCAGCTGCTTCGAGTGCAGGCACTTCTTCATCACCCACGAGCCGGCCTGGCCTTACGGCTGCAAGGCCATGGGCTTCAAGTCCCGGGAGATGCCCTCCGACGCCGTGCTGCGCAACTCGGGCGAGCCCTGCCTTTGCCGCGAGCCGCGGCCGTCAGGCCCGCCGAGGGAAAGGGGGTAG
- a CDS encoding GAF and ANTAR domain-containing protein, translating into MARKKTVQAEGEQSGGGKAGSADSKISALLTISRAITSEKYLEDILRLIVTVTAEVMGSKICSLMLIDDDGKLHVKATQSISKEYNKKRVLEVGKGVVGKVASENRPAIVRDVRESEDYLYPDMARKEGLVSLLSVPLAVKGRVIGVINCYTSRPHDFTESEVTVLTTIANQAAIAIENTELLVRSRVIQEELESRKIVERAKDILAAENGIGGDEAYRKIRAMSMNMRRPMRQIAEAIIISRGVHESS; encoded by the coding sequence ATGGCTCGAAAAAAGACGGTGCAAGCCGAAGGCGAACAGTCCGGCGGCGGGAAGGCCGGCTCCGCGGACAGCAAGATCAGCGCGCTGCTCACAATCAGCCGCGCCATCACGTCCGAAAAATACCTGGAAGACATCCTGCGCCTCATCGTCACCGTGACAGCCGAGGTCATGGGGTCCAAGATCTGTTCCCTCATGCTCATCGACGACGACGGCAAGCTCCACGTCAAGGCGACCCAGAGCATCAGCAAGGAATACAACAAGAAACGGGTCCTCGAGGTCGGCAAGGGCGTCGTCGGCAAGGTGGCCTCAGAGAACCGGCCGGCCATCGTGCGCGACGTGCGGGAGAGCGAGGACTACCTCTACCCGGACATGGCGCGCAAGGAAGGCCTCGTGTCGCTCCTCTCGGTGCCCCTGGCCGTGAAGGGCCGCGTCATCGGCGTCATCAACTGCTACACCTCGCGGCCGCACGACTTCACGGAGTCCGAGGTCACCGTCCTGACCACGATCGCCAACCAGGCCGCCATCGCCATCGAGAACACGGAGCTGCTGGTCCGAAGCCGGGTCATCCAGGAGGAGCTCGAGTCGCGCAAGATCGTCGAGCGGGCAAAGGACATCCTGGCGGCCGAGAACGGCATCGGCGGCGACGAGGCCTACCGGAAAATCCGGGCGATGAGCATGAACATGCGCCGCCCCATGCGGCAGATCGCAGAGGCGATCATCATCTCCCGGGGCGTCCATGAAAGTTCTTGA
- a CDS encoding FMN-binding glutamate synthase family protein, producing MNLRQPNANEATGTFNRSRSVVPMSGICTRCVDGCRGGCEIWLSTFRGREVLYPTEFGNMTAGADKNYPVDYSHLSIQGYAVGAYGLPKGVKPGPDTAVFPAVDTETEYGWTKKVKMKLPIFTGALGSTEIARKNWEHFSAGAAVAGITIVCGENVCGIDVGLERGANGLVKKSPEMDRRIETYKRYWDGYGEILVQMNVEDTRLGVAEYVLEKHGLDTIELKWGQGAKNIGGEIKIPSLERAQELKRRGYIVLPDPTMPEVEAAYKAGAIKEFERHSRLGFVTREGFMKEVARLRKLGYKRITLKTGAYSAVELAMAIRFCSDAKIDLLTIDGAPGGTGMSPWPMMCEWGIPSLYLHAMAYDFCQKLAKKKKRVPDIAFAGGFSDEAGVFKALCLGAPYVKAVCMGRALMIPGMVGKNIGEWIKNKDLPKTVSRYGNTLEEIFVSYEELRKKYGKELDSMPTGAIGFYTYGTKFKQGLQQLMAGARSFNLSLLDRKHLMSLTRECEEVTGIPFVMEAYRKEAEKWLK from the coding sequence ATGAACCTGAGGCAACCCAATGCAAACGAGGCGACGGGGACCTTTAACCGCTCGCGGAGCGTGGTTCCCATGTCCGGTATCTGCACGCGCTGCGTGGACGGCTGCCGGGGCGGCTGCGAGATCTGGCTGTCGACGTTCCGGGGCCGCGAGGTGCTCTACCCCACGGAATTCGGCAACATGACCGCCGGGGCCGACAAGAACTACCCCGTGGACTATTCCCACCTGAGCATCCAGGGCTATGCGGTCGGGGCCTATGGCCTCCCCAAGGGCGTCAAGCCCGGTCCCGACACGGCCGTCTTCCCCGCCGTCGACACCGAGACGGAGTACGGCTGGACGAAAAAGGTCAAGATGAAACTGCCCATCTTCACGGGTGCCCTGGGTTCCACGGAAATCGCCCGCAAGAACTGGGAGCACTTCTCGGCGGGCGCCGCCGTTGCCGGCATCACCATCGTCTGCGGCGAGAACGTCTGCGGCATCGACGTGGGGCTCGAGCGCGGGGCCAACGGCCTCGTGAAAAAGTCCCCCGAGATGGACCGCCGCATCGAGACCTACAAGCGGTACTGGGACGGCTACGGCGAAATCCTCGTCCAGATGAACGTGGAAGACACCCGCCTCGGCGTGGCCGAGTACGTCCTGGAGAAGCACGGCCTCGACACGATCGAGCTCAAGTGGGGTCAGGGCGCCAAGAACATCGGCGGCGAGATCAAGATCCCCTCTCTGGAGCGCGCCCAGGAGCTCAAGCGCCGCGGCTACATCGTCCTGCCCGACCCGACGATGCCGGAGGTCGAGGCGGCCTACAAGGCGGGCGCCATCAAGGAATTCGAGCGCCACAGCCGCCTGGGCTTCGTCACGCGCGAGGGCTTCATGAAGGAAGTCGCGCGCCTGCGCAAGCTCGGCTACAAGCGCATCACCCTCAAGACGGGTGCCTACTCCGCGGTGGAGCTGGCCATGGCGATCCGGTTCTGCTCGGATGCCAAGATCGACCTGCTCACGATCGACGGGGCCCCCGGCGGGACGGGCATGAGCCCCTGGCCCATGATGTGCGAGTGGGGCATCCCCTCGCTGTACCTGCACGCGATGGCCTACGATTTCTGCCAGAAGCTGGCCAAGAAGAAAAAGAGAGTGCCCGACATCGCCTTTGCCGGCGGATTCTCCGACGAGGCGGGCGTGTTCAAGGCCCTCTGCCTGGGCGCCCCCTACGTCAAGGCCGTCTGCATGGGCCGCGCGCTGATGATCCCCGGCATGGTGGGCAAGAACATCGGCGAGTGGATCAAGAACAAGGACCTGCCCAAGACGGTCTCGCGCTACGGCAACACCCTCGAGGAGATCTTCGTGAGCTACGAGGAGCTCCGCAAGAAGTACGGCAAGGAACTCGACTCGATGCCCACGGGCGCCATCGGGTTCTACACCTACGGGACGAAGTTCAAGCAGGGCCTCCAGCAGCTCATGGCGGGAGCCCGCAGCTTCAACCTCTCGCTTCTGGACCGCAAGCATCTCATGTCGCTCACCCGCGAGTGCGAGGAGGTCACGGGGATCCCCTTTGTCATGGAGGCGTACCGCAAGGAGGCCGAGAAGTGGCTCAAGTAG
- a CDS encoding peptidase M16 → MVNRADCPEPRLQKGEERHGFAVLRVEAVSDIGCTAYEMEHIATGAKVLHLHGGDSENLFAVGFRTPPWDSTGIAHILEHTVLAGSERYPVKDAFNELSRATLQTFINAFTYPDKTVYPVASQVPADFFNLARVYTDLVLRPRILRETFQQEGHHLEFADPEDPASGLTVSGIVYNEMKGAYSSPEALMFKALQQNLFPDNPYGFDSGGDPEVIPRLTWEQLREFHRLYYSPSNAYFFLYGNIPTEEHLAFLEGVLAGFGRVRVDSAIGLQPRWPAPRSRRDCYPIAKADSPARKTVVNMAWMTAENTEPEEVLLLRIVSHALVGTAAGPLRKALVDSGLGEDLSPVTGLESDLRQVVFGVGLRGTEPDRQGAIEALILETLEGIADRGFDRDLIEAALHQVEFHGREIVRGAYPYGVTLMGRVFHTWLYDGDPLVPLQFNALIERIRERWRRDPGLFQRVVRRWFLDNPHRLTSVMEPSRTCLDEAEARFRQRMAEIEAALTERDRSRILEEARRLRALQSEPDSPEALATLPRLRRSDIPREAERIPSETDRTDGIDVLKHEIFGNGIVYLDCAFDVSHVPEELQPWLPLLGKFARGMGAAGRRYDEMATRISMTMGALGVQLASGFGCDGKESWQRMVFRMRALHRNIPEAVGLLGDILAAGDLADRKRMEDLVLEKRNSLQSAVIPSGHLFAQRTAAATLTLPSLRDEQWNGRIQLRLLNGLAERFSAEPLIETMERLRALVFGRGRLLINVTGDAEGIERLLKEIGNLTGRLGGGSSGAATASVPPGPARLGVAIAAQVCYVAQVAVAPGYLDPSSAALAVASRALSKGYLYNRIRVQGGAYGGMSLYDPAGRIFSFLSYRDPHLEETLKVYEGAARHLLDAGIDAEELEKTVIGTLGTLDRPSDPAGKGYLAMVRHFSGITDADRQAFRDRVLAMTPEELLRAVREVLLPALGASSVAVYAGEERLARARQTAVPDLVIEPLMG, encoded by the coding sequence GTGGTCAATCGAGCGGACTGTCCCGAACCGAGGCTCCAAAAGGGCGAAGAGAGACACGGCTTCGCCGTGCTGAGGGTCGAGGCCGTCAGCGACATCGGCTGCACGGCCTACGAGATGGAACACATCGCCACGGGGGCGAAGGTGCTGCACCTCCACGGCGGCGACAGCGAGAACCTCTTCGCCGTCGGGTTCCGCACGCCCCCCTGGGACTCGACGGGCATCGCCCACATCCTGGAGCACACGGTCCTGGCGGGTTCCGAGCGATACCCCGTGAAGGACGCCTTCAACGAGCTGTCGAGGGCCACGCTGCAGACCTTCATCAACGCCTTCACCTACCCCGACAAGACCGTCTACCCCGTGGCGAGCCAGGTCCCCGCCGATTTCTTCAATCTCGCCCGGGTCTACACGGACCTCGTGCTCAGGCCCCGCATCCTGCGGGAGACCTTCCAGCAGGAGGGGCATCACCTGGAGTTTGCCGACCCCGAAGACCCGGCGAGCGGCCTCACCGTCTCGGGGATCGTCTACAACGAGATGAAGGGGGCCTACTCCTCGCCCGAGGCGCTGATGTTCAAGGCCCTCCAGCAGAACCTCTTCCCCGACAACCCCTACGGGTTCGATTCCGGCGGCGACCCGGAGGTGATCCCGCGGCTCACCTGGGAGCAGCTCCGGGAGTTCCACCGGCTCTACTACTCGCCCTCGAACGCCTATTTCTTCCTCTACGGCAACATCCCCACCGAGGAGCACCTGGCCTTCCTGGAGGGCGTTCTCGCCGGGTTCGGCCGGGTCCGGGTCGATTCGGCCATCGGCCTGCAGCCCCGGTGGCCGGCGCCGCGGTCGAGGCGGGACTGCTACCCCATCGCGAAGGCCGACAGCCCGGCGCGGAAGACCGTCGTCAACATGGCCTGGATGACCGCCGAGAACACCGAGCCCGAAGAGGTGCTGCTCCTCCGCATCGTGTCCCACGCGCTGGTCGGCACGGCGGCGGGCCCGCTGCGCAAGGCCCTCGTCGACTCGGGCCTCGGCGAGGACCTGTCGCCCGTCACGGGGCTCGAGTCGGACTTGCGCCAGGTCGTGTTCGGCGTCGGCCTCCGCGGCACCGAGCCCGACAGGCAGGGGGCCATCGAGGCGCTGATCCTCGAGACCCTGGAGGGGATCGCCGATAGGGGGTTCGACCGGGACCTCATCGAGGCGGCCCTGCACCAGGTGGAGTTCCACGGCCGCGAGATCGTCCGGGGCGCCTACCCCTACGGGGTCACCCTCATGGGCCGCGTCTTCCACACGTGGCTCTACGACGGGGACCCCCTCGTGCCCCTGCAGTTCAATGCCCTCATCGAGCGCATCCGGGAGCGCTGGCGGCGTGATCCGGGTCTCTTCCAGCGCGTCGTCCGGAGATGGTTCCTGGACAACCCGCACCGCCTCACCTCCGTAATGGAGCCGAGCCGGACATGCCTGGACGAGGCAGAGGCCCGGTTCAGGCAGCGGATGGCCGAAATCGAGGCGGCCCTGACCGAGAGGGACCGGTCGAGGATCCTCGAAGAGGCCCGGCGCCTCAGGGCGCTGCAGTCCGAGCCCGACTCCCCCGAGGCCCTCGCCACGCTTCCCCGCCTGAGACGCTCCGACATTCCCCGCGAGGCGGAGCGGATCCCCTCCGAAACGGATCGAACCGACGGGATCGACGTCCTGAAGCACGAGATCTTCGGCAACGGCATCGTCTACCTCGATTGCGCCTTCGATGTCTCCCACGTGCCCGAGGAGCTCCAGCCCTGGCTGCCGCTGCTCGGCAAGTTCGCGCGGGGGATGGGTGCCGCAGGGCGGCGGTACGACGAGATGGCGACCCGGATCTCCATGACCATGGGGGCGCTCGGGGTGCAGCTTGCCTCGGGGTTCGGGTGCGACGGGAAGGAGAGCTGGCAGAGGATGGTGTTCCGGATGCGGGCCCTGCACCGCAACATCCCCGAGGCCGTGGGGCTCCTCGGCGACATCCTCGCCGCGGGCGACCTGGCGGACCGCAAGCGGATGGAGGATCTCGTCCTGGAGAAGCGAAACAGCCTGCAGTCGGCGGTCATCCCCTCGGGGCACCTCTTTGCCCAGCGCACGGCGGCCGCGACGCTGACCCTGCCGTCGCTGCGCGACGAGCAGTGGAACGGGCGCATCCAGCTGCGGCTGCTCAACGGCCTGGCGGAGCGATTCTCGGCCGAGCCCCTCATCGAGACCATGGAGCGGCTCCGGGCGCTCGTGTTCGGCCGGGGCCGGCTGCTGATCAACGTGACCGGGGATGCGGAGGGGATCGAACGTCTCCTCAAAGAGATCGGGAACCTGACCGGGCGGCTGGGCGGCGGTTCCTCCGGGGCCGCCACGGCATCGGTGCCGCCGGGCCCCGCGCGGCTCGGGGTGGCCATCGCCGCCCAGGTGTGCTACGTGGCGCAGGTGGCCGTCGCGCCCGGCTATCTCGACCCCTCTTCGGCGGCGCTCGCCGTCGCCTCGAGGGCCCTCTCGAAGGGCTACCTGTACAACCGGATCCGTGTGCAGGGCGGGGCCTACGGGGGCATGTCCCTCTACGATCCTGCCGGGCGGATCTTCTCCTTCCTGTCCTACCGCGACCCTCACCTGGAGGAGACGCTGAAGGTCTACGAGGGGGCCGCGCGGCACCTGCTCGACGCGGGGATCGATGCCGAAGAGCTGGAGAAGACCGTCATCGGGACCCTCGGCACCCTGGACCGGCCCTCCGACCCGGCGGGCAAGGGGTACCTCGCCATGGTCCGCCACTTTTCGGGGATCACCGACGCCGACCGTCAGGCCTTCCGGGACCGGGTCCTCGCCATGACCCCCGAGGAGCTCCTGCGGGCCGTCCGCGAGGTCCTCCTCCCTGCGCTCGGTGCGTCCTCCGTGGCGGTCTATGCGGGCGAGGAACGGCTCGCGCGGGCCCGGCAGACGGCGGTGCCGGACCTCGTCATCGAGCCGCTGATGGGGTGA